CACTCAACATGGAAAGAGAATATCCATATGGCAAGTAAAAGAAATCCTGATCAAATTTCTTCCAACTCAAGCTTAAGATGTCATAGGAACGGCTCACTGATAAATATAGTGCCAAGAAAAGCTATGGAACCAAACAATTAGCCATTCTCTAACCATTTCCTTGTATGACAAAGGAGACATCTTCCGATgctcaaatgaaaatttttgtgCACTATATACAACTTATTCTATACAAGTAACTCCAACGGTCGAATTTAGCTCATATGATACGCCTCTAAGCAAGGAAGGAAGGGTGGCAATTACATACTTTTACTTCATAGAGGCCTCAACAATGGGTAATCTTCAAGCAACTCTCGTTCCGATAGAGTATCATTTTCATTCTGCGGGGTCCACAACACTTCGACTGCCTGCATAGGTCATCATCCAAggttcatgagaaaacaaactcaaagaataaaaagaaagtaaattcCAGGGAATATTTCTGTTCTCACTAGTATTTTGCTAGAGGGAATGGAGCCAAGCTTCTGCAAGGCTTCCTTCAAATCTCCACTTCCATTAATGGCAGGCAATTTATGCAATCCTTCAGCAGCCACCAAAATTGTTATCTGGAAGCAAACTTACCATAAGAGACCAAATGGAGGAAGGCATTGCTAAATTGAATTGTTGATTTTACATTTTCAAGAGTCAGTTTCCAATTCTTGATTTTGAGAAAACTTCAGGAGAAAAACTAACCACTATGTACTCATTGCTGATTCCGCTAGATGCACGGGCGGTTGTGCTCTGCTTTCTAATGCTGTTCACATTCACAAGCGTCTCCTCGTCGAACTTTCCTCTTTCTTCAATAGATAGTTGATTGAAGCGTTTCTCTCCATCCTCCATGCTCCTCTTCACATCCACCTAAAGTAGAGTTCAATAACATGAAATCACATACGTAAGACCACAAATCATGAAATAGACAGTTGAGTACGAAAACCTTCAAGCAGAAATAACATTCATAGAACTATTATCTACTGGCCATTCAAAAACATATTAGATCTTCCCATAAAATGACTTTAAGTATTCATATTATACTTACGGATGAATAACCAGAGATGCAATAATCAGGATGTCGAAGCAAAGCAAGTGTCGTCTCTGCAAGAAAAAACAACAAGAAGAACAAAGAGATATTACAACTAATTCAACAAGCATACATATTTGCAAGCATTATGATGGTTGCTCAAAAATTGTACATAGATCATCACAAGCACAAGTGTAGGAACATTATGAATGACGCAGCTGAAAACATAttgtatttaaaaaattcaaagctGATATTGTTTAGAGttaatttcacaaaataaTGCTTAATATGATGGGTCACTCCGGCATCCTAGGAAGGAAAGGcaaatttattaattctaGAGAAGTAAAAACAGCAACTTGGTCGAAGTTCACCTGTCAACACAAAACTGAGTCCACTCGGGGTAGATGTATCTGCAACTTCAGCAATTCGATTAAGATCCTTCTGGAGCGACCTTCCCATGCCTAATAGCCCGACCTAAATCAATCAGTTAAAAGAACTCTTAAGAGATCCAAACTCTTGAGATAGTTTCAGGGTAGAAGTCCAGCGATAACCATGCCACCATTCCAGCTACCAGTCATGGTTCACCCGCCAGCGTTGATGGACAATTTCCAACACCAACTCAGCTTTGCAAAACTATGTTAAAACACACTAAATCTATCTCTGCATTTCAAAAGGCGCTTGAAAACAACTCTTGAAATTGATCTTGAAAACAAGTTTGATGACGAATTCCTTCAAAACAATTCATAGTGGCCCCTAAAAAACTCCCACTTCAGTCGTTCTCCTTAGCGAAGGAATAGCATTCATATCACATGGATTTTGCtgttcaattcaaattcaatATTTCTCCCAAATTGAACTGATCAGGCCTGTTCGAACACCTCCATCTACAAGATTGAAGAGTTTAAAATGGCTCCTAGCTTTACCAGCACCAGGTATCAAAACCTTCATTTTCcttccaattcaattcaagttCGAAACTTTTATTGCCTTGTTCTTCTCTTGCAGCTCAGAGTAACAAGAGCAAACACCCGATAGAGCTATGCGAGGGATGAAAAAGGAACGCTGACCTGAAGCTTGAGGACGCTAGTCTTCTCAGCAGCAGTGAGCACGCTACCTTCCGACCGGTCGGAGAGAAAACCTGAAACCAATATAAAAGCCGCGAACCCCATGAGGATCAAGAAGAAGCTCGATCCTGCCCCGACCCCAACACCGACAGCTGGACCCACGTACACCCCGCCCCCTCCGAAAGGCGAGGGCGCGTAGTATGGAGCCGAGTACGAGAACCCCGGGCTCGACGACCTCGTCGTATAGCTCCCCGAAGATGAGGAGGACCTTCTCGAGGAGAACGAGCTCCCGCCAACTCTGCCTCCCGAAGCAGCCAATGCGGAGCTGACATCGCAAGTCAGGAGCAGCCCCAGCAAGATTGCGGCCAGAGCGGGCTTCTTCAGAGCTTCGAGGGCTCCGAAGATCTTGTCGACGAGAATCTTAACTGGGTTGTTCTCGTTCCGGTCGGTGGAGATGAGGTCCGAGTTTTTGGAGGGGAGGCAGTAGCTGACGCCCAGCCTCGGAAACCCATCGCGGGTCCGGACGAAACGGAGAGGAGTGGCGGGGAGTTTGTGGGGTGGGGGCAGCTGGATAGGGAAGCGGGCGGGGTTGCATTTCAGTGGGCTTGATTGGAGGAAGGAGAGGGTGGCCGCTGCCATGACTGGTTAAAAACCGAGAATCTTGAATTGGAGGAGAGCTGTTGTGGTGGCTGTGCGAGCAGGGGCTGTATGCAGCGTT
The sequence above is drawn from the Punica granatum isolate Tunisia-2019 chromosome 5, ASM765513v2, whole genome shotgun sequence genome and encodes:
- the LOC116208358 gene encoding uncharacterized protein LOC116208358, whose translation is MAAATLSFLQSSPLKCNPARFPIQLPPPHKLPATPLRFVRTRDGFPRLGVSYCLPSKNSDLISTDRNENNPVKILVDKIFGALEALKKPALAAILLGLLLTCDVSSALAASGGRVGGSSFSSRRSSSSSGSYTTRSSSPGFSYSAPYYAPSPFGGGGVYVGPAVGVGVGAGSSFFLILMGFAAFILVSGFLSDRSEGSVLTAAEKTSVLKLQVGLLGMGRSLQKDLNRIAEVADTSTPSGLSFVLTETTLALLRHPDYCISGYSSVDVKRSMEDGEKRFNQLSIEERGKFDEETLVNVNSIRKQSTTARASSGISNEYIVITILVAAEGLHKLPAINGSGDLKEALQKLGSIPSSKILAVEVLWTPQNENDTLSERELLEDYPLLRPL